The Verrucomicrobiota bacterium nucleotide sequence CCCGCCAACAATCCCGCGCGGCTTGTGGACAACGCGGACTGGACCGCAGGCGTGGGCCACCTCGACTTCCTGCGCGACATCGGCAAGCACTTTTCCGTAAACCAGATGGTCGCGAAGGAATCCGTCCGCGCGCGGATGGAGGACCGCGAGACGGGCATCAGCTACACCGAGTTCAGCTACATGCTGCTGCAAGCGTTCGACTACTACGTGCTCTGCCGCGACCTCGGCTGCGAGCTGCAAATCGGCGGCTCCGACCAGTGGGGCAACATCACCGCGGGCATCGACCTCATCCGCAAGAAGCTCGGTCGGCACGCGTTTGCGCTCACGCTGCCGCTCCTCACGAACGCCGACGGCACGAAGTTCGGCAAAACCGAGGCCGGCGCCGTGTGGCTCGACCCGCGGCGCACGAGCGTCTACCGCTTCTACCAGTTCTGGATTCGCACGGACGACCGCGACGTGGTGCGTTACCTGAAGTTCTTCACGTTTCTCGGTCACCACGACGTTGATGCGCTCGAGCGGGAACACACGGGCAATCCCGGCGCGCGCGCAGCCCACACAGCCCTGGCGAAGGCGGTCACGGACCTCGTGCATGGCGAGGACGCGGCTCGCGAGGCGCAGCGCGCGAGCGAGATTCTCTTCGGCGGCGGCCTCGAAGGCATCAGCGAGGCGACGTTCGCGGAGATCGTCGGCGAAGTGCCGTCGAAGTCGCTCGACGCCGCGCGCTTCGACGGCGCGGGGGTGCCGCTCATCGAATTGCTCCAGCACGCGGGACTGTGCACGTCGAAGGGGCAGGCGCGAAAGGACATCGAAGGCGGCGGCATCTACGTGAACAACGTGCGGCAGCCCGATGCGCACGCGACCGTGACGCGGAGCAGTTTGAACTTCGGAAAACACGTCCTCCTGCGAAAGGGCAAGCGCAACTATGCCGCGGTGACGGCGGTGTAGCGCAGGCTGTTCGCTCGACTTCGCGGCCGGGGTGTGCTGAAACTGCCCCACGCGATGGAGCCCGACGAGAAGTTCATCCCGCCGCCGTCCAGGAGCGCGCCGCTGCCGTCGCGCGGGTTTCGCGTGTTCGTGCTGTTCATCTTCGTGGTCGCATTCATCGTGCCGCTCGTCGTCGTGCTGCTGCTGCTGGCCAAGGGCAAGCCGAAGTGGATCAAGCCCAAGCCCGCGCCGGCACAGGCCACGAACGCACCGCCCGTGAACCCCGCGCCCGCGCCGCGATGAACCCGCCCGGCCCGACCGATTCGGCGCCCACGCCGCACCTGCACCGGCGTTTCGGGATGCTCGAGGCGACGGCGCTGAACATGTCGAACATGATCGGCATCGGGCCGTTCATCACCATCCCGGCGCTGATGTCGGCGGTGAACGGCGGCGGGCCGCAGGCGATGCTCGGTTGGTTTGTGGCGCTGCTCATCGCCATCCCCGACGGCATGGTGTGGAGCGAACTGGGCGCGGCGATGCCCGGCTCCGGCGGCACGTATCACTACCTGCGCGAGGGCTTCGGCCGGGAGAAGCTTGGCCGGTTGATGGCGTTCCTGTTCATCTGGCAGTTCGTGCTGAGCGGGCCGCTGGAAATCGCGTCGGGCTGCATCGGCTTCGCGCAGTATCTCGGCTTCCTGTATCCGCCGCTGCGGCAGGCCGATCATCAGTGGATGGCGAAGGGCGTCGCCGCGCTGGTCGCCGCGCTGGTGGTGGCGCTGCTTTACCGGCGCATCGGCACGATCGGCAAGCTGACGGTGACGCTGTGGGCCGGCACGATGCTCACGGTCGGCGTGGTGGTCGCGGGCGGCGCGATGAACTTTGACCCGAAGCTCGCGTTCGACTTTCCGCCGGGCGCGTTTGATTTCTCGATCGGCTTCGTGTTCGGCCTCGGCGCGGCGTCGCGCGTGGGGATGTATGACTACCTCGGCTACTACGATGTCTGCTACATCGGCGACGAGGTGAAGGACCCTGGCCGCGTGATCCCGCGCTCGGTGCTGCTGAGCCTCGTGACGGTTGCGGCGATTTACTTCGCCATCAACCTGTCGCTCATCGGTGTGGTGCCTTGGCGCGAATTCGTGCCGGCCAAGGATCCGCCCGACCCGGTCGCCTCAATGTTTGTCGAGCGGCTGTGGGGCGCGAAGCCGGCGGCGGTGTTCACGGTGATGGTGCTGTGGACGGCGATCGCGTCCGTGTTCGCGCTGATGCTCGGTTACTCGCGCATCCCGTATGCGGCGGCGCGCAACGGGGATTTCTTCTCCGCGTTCGGCAGGCTGCATCCGTCGAAGGATTTCCCGCACGTGTCGCTGCTGCTCATCGGCGCGGTGTCCATCCTGTGCAGCTTTGTGAACTTGATGACGGTGATCGAGGCGCTGCTGGTGATGCGCATCCTGGTGCAGTTCGTCGGGCAGGTCGGCGCGGTGATGCTGCTCCGCAGGACGCAGCCGGGCCTCGCGCGACCGTATCGCATCTGGCTGTATCCGCTGCCGTGCTTCGTCGCGCTGGCGGGCTGGCTGTTCCTCTTCGCGACGTCGGATTGGAAGGTGATCGTGTTCGGCCTTTCGACACTCGTCGCCGGGGTCGTCGCGTTCTTCTTCTGGTCGAAGGCGAAGAAAACGTGGCCGTTCGCGGCGTAGCGCGAGACTACTGCGACGCTTTCTTCGGCTTGAGGAGCATCGCCTTCTTGTCCGTGCCTTCGACCTCGATGCTCTGCGTCTCGATGTCGGGATCGTCCTTGAGGGCCTGATGGACAAGGCGGCGGTCGTAGGCGTTCATCGGCTCGAGTTCGACGATGTCGCCCCACTTGCGGACTTTGTCGGCGGCATCCTTGGCGCGCTTGAGCAACGCATCGCGAGCCTGTGCGCGGAAGCCGCCGACATCCACGGTGACTTTCGGGGCGGCCGGGTCGAGTTTGAACAGCAGCCGGTTGAGCACATACTGGAGTTCGCCGAGGGTCTGGCCCTGCCGTCCGATGAGCCGGCTGGATTCGTCGGCGGCGACGCTGAGCATGACGCCGCCGTCGTAGGGTTGCTCCTCGATGGTGGCTTCGAAGCCGAGGTGTTTCAGGAGTTGCTCGAGCGTGGCCTTGGGTTGGGTGGACATGGGCGTGTCGGTTTGGAATTCCGGGTTCCGCGGTTCGCGACTGTCGCACTGTCGCACTGCGCCAACCGGCGCGTCACTGCTTCTTTTTCTTGGGCGCAGCCTGCGCTGGCGCGGCGGCGGCGGCGGCGGCGGCGGCTTTGTCCTTCGCGTCCTTCGCGTAGGTGTATTTGGTCTGCGCGATGGTTAACAGGTTTTGCACAGTCCAGTAAAGCGTCAAGCCCGCGGAGAAGGTGTAGAGCATGACCACGAACATGAGGGGCATGTATTTCATGATCTTCTGCTGCATGGGGTCCATGCCGGGCGACGGCGGCATGAGGCGCGCCTGCCAGAGCATGGTGGCGGCCATGACGA carries:
- a CDS encoding APC family permease, whose product is MNPPGPTDSAPTPHLHRRFGMLEATALNMSNMIGIGPFITIPALMSAVNGGGPQAMLGWFVALLIAIPDGMVWSELGAAMPGSGGTYHYLREGFGREKLGRLMAFLFIWQFVLSGPLEIASGCIGFAQYLGFLYPPLRQADHQWMAKGVAALVAALVVALLYRRIGTIGKLTVTLWAGTMLTVGVVVAGGAMNFDPKLAFDFPPGAFDFSIGFVFGLGAASRVGMYDYLGYYDVCYIGDEVKDPGRVIPRSVLLSLVTVAAIYFAINLSLIGVVPWREFVPAKDPPDPVASMFVERLWGAKPAAVFTVMVLWTAIASVFALMLGYSRIPYAAARNGDFFSAFGRLHPSKDFPHVSLLLIGAVSILCSFVNLMTVIEALLVMRILVQFVGQVGAVMLLRRTQPGLARPYRIWLYPLPCFVALAGWLFLFATSDWKVIVFGLSTLVAGVVAFFFWSKAKKTWPFAA
- a CDS encoding KH domain-containing protein, yielding MSTQPKATLEQLLKHLGFEATIEEQPYDGGVMLSVAADESSRLIGRQGQTLGELQYVLNRLLFKLDPAAPKVTVDVGGFRAQARDALLKRAKDAADKVRKWGDIVELEPMNAYDRRLVHQALKDDPDIETQSIEVEGTDKKAMLLKPKKASQ
- a CDS encoding tyrosine--tRNA ligase, whose translation is MNIFEDLQWRGLVADCTDAAQLQARLAAGPITLYCGFDPSADSLHAGNLVPLIALRRFQLCGHRPIAVAGGATGSIGDPSGKSAERQLLTKDALAANIANVKPQLARLLEFDAAKTPANNPARLVDNADWTAGVGHLDFLRDIGKHFSVNQMVAKESVRARMEDRETGISYTEFSYMLLQAFDYYVLCRDLGCELQIGGSDQWGNITAGIDLIRKKLGRHAFALTLPLLTNADGTKFGKTEAGAVWLDPRRTSVYRFYQFWIRTDDRDVVRYLKFFTFLGHHDVDALEREHTGNPGARAAHTALAKAVTDLVHGEDAAREAQRASEILFGGGLEGISEATFAEIVGEVPSKSLDAARFDGAGVPLIELLQHAGLCTSKGQARKDIEGGGIYVNNVRQPDAHATVTRSSLNFGKHVLLRKGKRNYAAVTAV